One region of Microbacterium rhizosphaerae genomic DNA includes:
- the scpB gene encoding SMC-Scp complex subunit ScpB: MTDDVIEAAEQIEMAPLTERLEAILVIADEPLSLVMLATATSAPVPAVRQAVETLVEDYDGTSGGPRRGFELREVGGGWRLYARAEHDGLVTDFVNTQAPSRLSQAALETLAVIAYKQPVSRGQVASIRAVNVDSVVRTLLARGLVTEVGTDAETGAILYGTTDALLVNLGINSLDELPHISPLLDGPDDTDVFEAAAR; this comes from the coding sequence ATGACAGATGACGTGATCGAAGCCGCCGAACAGATCGAGATGGCACCCCTGACCGAGCGGCTGGAGGCGATCCTCGTGATCGCCGACGAGCCGCTGAGCCTCGTGATGCTCGCGACGGCGACCTCGGCGCCCGTGCCCGCCGTGCGGCAGGCCGTCGAGACGCTCGTCGAGGACTACGACGGCACGAGCGGCGGTCCGCGGCGCGGCTTCGAGCTGCGCGAGGTCGGCGGTGGATGGCGGCTGTACGCGCGAGCCGAGCACGACGGCCTCGTCACGGACTTCGTCAACACCCAGGCGCCGTCGCGGCTGTCGCAGGCCGCGCTCGAGACGCTCGCGGTCATCGCCTACAAGCAGCCCGTCTCGCGCGGGCAGGTGGCATCCATCCGCGCCGTCAATGTGGACTCGGTCGTGCGCACGCTCCTCGCCCGCGGGCTCGTGACCGAGGTGGGGACGGATGCCGAGACCGGCGCCATCCTGTACGGCACGACGGACGCGCTCCTCGTGAACCTCGGGATCAACTCGCTCGACGAGCTGCCGCACATCTCGCCGCTGCTCGACGGACCCGACGACACCGACGTGTTCGAGGCGGCGGCGCGATGA
- a CDS encoding pseudouridine synthase: MTPRQAQGPEGEAEGVRLQKVLANAGVASRRVAEQLIVEGRVRVNGVVVTELGSRIDPETAIVDVDGTAIQLDQSKRYVMLNKPTGVVSSMKDERGRPDLRAFTKDWPERLYNVGRLDAETSGLLVLTNDGELAHVLAHPSFGVTKVYIAKVDGRVTPQTIARLTRGVDLEDGPIAADKARLLDASARGGAGGTSLVELTLHSGRNRIVRRMMAAVGHPVIELVRRQFGPLHLGTLPAGQARELTKVERGALLTLSRQATGAGPEGDQEAR; this comes from the coding sequence ATGACCCCTCGACAGGCTCAGGGACCGGAGGGCGAAGCGGAGGGCGTCCGGCTGCAGAAGGTTCTCGCGAACGCGGGGGTCGCGTCGCGTCGCGTGGCCGAGCAGCTCATCGTCGAGGGGCGTGTGCGCGTGAACGGCGTGGTCGTGACCGAGCTGGGCTCGCGCATCGACCCGGAGACGGCGATCGTGGACGTGGACGGCACCGCGATCCAGCTCGACCAGTCCAAGCGGTACGTCATGCTCAACAAGCCCACCGGCGTCGTCAGCTCGATGAAGGACGAGCGGGGTCGCCCCGACCTGCGGGCATTCACGAAGGACTGGCCGGAGCGCCTCTACAACGTGGGGCGACTGGATGCCGAGACCTCCGGCCTTCTCGTCCTCACGAACGACGGCGAGCTGGCGCACGTGCTGGCCCACCCGTCGTTCGGCGTCACCAAGGTGTACATCGCGAAGGTCGACGGGCGCGTGACGCCGCAGACCATCGCGCGACTCACGCGGGGCGTCGACCTCGAGGACGGCCCGATCGCCGCCGACAAGGCGCGGCTCCTGGATGCGTCGGCCCGAGGCGGTGCGGGCGGCACGAGCCTCGTCGAGCTGACCCTCCACTCCGGGCGCAACCGGATCGTGCGGCGGATGATGGCGGCTGTCGGGCACCCCGTGATCGAACTCGTCCGGCGGCAGTTCGGCCCGCTGCACCTGGGAACCCTCCCGGCGGGCCAGGCGCGCGAGTTGACTAAAGTTGAACGGGGCGCATTGCTGACGCTGTCGCGCCAGGCGACGGGCGCGGGGCCCGAGGGGGATCAGGAGGCCCGGTGA